A genomic window from Glycine max cultivar Williams 82 chromosome 17, Glycine_max_v4.0, whole genome shotgun sequence includes:
- the LOC100811581 gene encoding protein COBRA — protein MVSLWLSTAGSVVHRGDFFTILLLPLLLCTTFTSTEAYDALDPIGNITIKWDVISWTPDGYIAVVTMYNFQQYRHIQAPGWILGWTWAKKEVIWNVMGGQTTEQGDCSRFKGNIPHCCKKDPTVVDLLPGTPYNQQIANCCSGGVLTSWAQDPENAISSFQLSVGSAGTTNKTVKLPKNFTLKAPGPGYTCGPAKIVKPTKFITKDKRRTTQALMTWNVTCTYSQFLAQKTPTCCVSLSSFYNNTVVNCPTCTCGCQNKTEPGSCVDPNSPHLASVVSPPGKATNTPLVRCTNHMCPIRVHWHVKLQYKEYWRVKITITNFNYRMNYSQWNLVVQHPNFDNVTQVFSFNFKPLTPYVGLNDTGMLWGVKFYNDLLTSAGPLGNVQSEVLFRKDKSSFTFDKGWAFPRRIYFNGDNCVMPPPDAYPWLPNASSKLIFSLLSTLLGTLACVAMLLT, from the exons ATGGTGTCTCTGTGGTTATCAACCGCTGGATCTGTTGTCCACCGTGGTGACTTCTTTACCATCTTACTTCTGCCACTGCTCTTGTGCACTACATTCACTTCTACAG AAGCCTATGATGCACTTGATCCAATTGGCAATATTACAATCAAATGGGATGTCATAAGCTGGACTCCAGACGGCTATATT GCTGTTGTTACAATGTACAACTTTCAACAGTATCGCCATATTCAGGCTCCTGGATGGATACTAGGTTGGACATGGGCAAAAAAGGAAGTAATTTGGAATGTAATGGGAGGCCAAACCACAGAGCAAGGGGACTGTTCAAGGTTCAAAGGGAACATCCCTCATTGTTGTAAGAAGGACCCAACCGTAGTGGATTTACTGCCCGGAACTCCTTACAACCAGCAGATTGCAAATTGTTGCTCAGGGGGAGTCTTGACCTCATGGGCCCAGGACCCTGAAAATGCAATAAGTTCATTTCAACTTAGTGTTGGTTCAGCTGGAACAACCAACAAAACTGTCAAACTGCCAAAAAattttaccctcaaagcaccagGGCCTGGTTATACCTGTGGCCCTGCCAAGATTGTGAAACCAACTAAATTTATTACTAAAGACAAGAGGAGAACCACTCAGGCATTAA TGACCTGGAATGTTACCTGCACATATTCTCAATTCCTGGCTCAGAAGACCCCAACTTGCTGTGTTTCTCTCTCATCCTTCTATAACAATACAGTAGTAAACTGCCCTACCTGCACCTGTGGTTGCCAAAACAAAACAGAACCTGGCAGCTGTGTAGA TCCTAATTCCCCACATTTAGCTTCAGTTGTGTCACCACCAGGCAAAGCTACAAATACACCTCTAGTCCGGTGCACGAATCACATGTGTCCTATTCGAGTGCATTGGCACGTGAAGCTTCAATATAAAGAGTACTGGAGGGTCAAGATCACAATTACAAATTTCAACTATAGAATGAACTATTCGCAATGGAACCTTGTTGTGCAGCACCCGAACTTTGATAATGTAACGCAGGTTTTCAGCTTTAATTTCAAGCCACTAACACCTTATGTGGGCTTAA ATGATACTGGTATGCTGTGGGGAGTCAAGTTCTACAATGATTTACTCACTTCAGCAGGACCCCTTGGGAATGTGCAGTCTGAGGTCTTATTCCGAAAGGACAAATCATCCTTCACATTTGATAAGGGATGGGCTTTTCCGCGAAGAATTTATTTCAATGGAGATAACTGTGTAATGCCACCGCCGGATGCCTATCCATGGCTGCCAAATGCAAGTTCGAAACTAATTTTCTCTTTACTGAGTACACTCCTAGGCACTTTAGCTTGTGTGGCAATGTTATTGACTTAA